In the Triticum aestivum cultivar Chinese Spring chromosome 2B, IWGSC CS RefSeq v2.1, whole genome shotgun sequence genome, TAATCTGGCAACACTACATTTGTTCTATATTACACGACATGATAATTCTTTGCCCAAAAAACCCAAATATTTTGCAGTTTTTGTTATTGTCTTGAAAGTTGAAATAGTGATTATTGTAGATAAAATTTGCATGGAGGAAAGTTCACTCTTGTCGACTCTACACTCAGTGTGATCCACTGAGCTGAGATCAATTACCAGTATCATATATCTGACATATGGATGGAATTTACCCTTGAAACTACCATATGATCATGAGTTAGTAACTGCTCGTTATCATTGTTGTTTTACCTATTGGAAATATTTGAACCAATGAGTGCTCCCCGTAATGGAAATAATAAATTGTTGTTTCCTTTTCAGGATGATTCAAAGAGCGAAGAAGAGTCGACTCTACACAATCAGAGGTTGCCCCAAATTGGTGACACATACATAGATCCATTTCAGCCTGTGAACTCTTGTGCCTCTACTACAAACAGTGTTGTCAAGGATTATGCTGAGCTACCCTCCCAAATTCCACTACTGAATATGGATGTTGTTAAAGATTTGCGTGCacaatcatcatcttcttcttcaaggaGCGTGCTTGCGAATTTTGCTAATATGATGGCGATGCAGGAGGCATGCCTTCGTGCGTTGATTGACCCATATCAGGAATTATCCTGCAAACTATGGCGTCAGTCCCCCGAGGCTTTGAAGAATCACTACGCTCTCGATGTTGAGATGGCATGTTCTGGGGGGCATGTGCCAAATATAAATGCTCCTGGGAATTCCCAGGTCAATTCACTTCTTCAGCTGATCAAGAATCCAGTAAACCAGTCTATGCGGCTCATCAATGTCAAGGGTCACGTGCCTGCTCTCAGGTGCACATAACTCATGCAACCTTATCTTCATACTTAACTTGTTAAGATATCACTAGTACATACTAAGCATCAGTTTCAGTCAGTATATTCTTAAGGTTACGCCTCCTACTGTGCCATGATTCCATTGAAGAAATTGCGACATTTATATGGTAACCCATCCATTACCCTTTGTTGTATTTGACATGCAGTGCTGACCCAATTGGCAGCTGCTTTATACGGCAGAAACTTGACGAAGCAACTACTGGAGAGATAGTTATGCTATATAAAGAAATCACGCCTCACATCCTTACACTGGCCACTGATGCCTTTCCCACTTACGTTATCCAAAAGGTTTTCTTCCTCCAATTCCTGTAGAATTTTGTACCTTGAGTCTCTAATTAAGGATGTGGAGATTAATCGGACATAAACTTCTATACTTACCTTCTAATTTTTTTTTGTAGCTTCTTGAGCATGGACCAGCAGTCTACTTCAGGATACTAATTGCTAATCTAATGGGGCATGTGTTAGACCTAAGCCTTCATCTCTATGGTTGTCAGGTGATCCAGAAGGTAAGCTGAACACTATCACTTTAACATCTCATGATGGAAGGAATTAAGGTGTGCTTGTAGATTGCAAAACTGCACTTTTCTATTTGGAAGGCCTCTACTTTGTAATGTCATGTAAGATAGAATATGTAATTTAGTCAAaccattcattcccatttattgtcTTGTTAATATGTCCATTATCTTAGATAACTTCTGTTATAAACATAGTATAATGTCAAATGCATAAATAGTTTAAGCTGATTATGTTTCATTATGTTTTAAGTTTTTACCCTGGTATGCCATATTGTTTCGTTGCGAGCTTGGTCACTGATGGTGTCTCTTTGTTCAGGCTTTTGAAATAAGCGGCATTAGTCAACAAATAGGGATGGCCACGGAGCTTGATAGCAACCTATTCAAATGTATCTGCAATCAACATGCAAACCATGCCGTTCAGAAATGCATGGAGTGTGTGCAGCCACAATATATCCAATTCATCTATAGACGATTATGTGGCAAGGCCAAGATGTTATCCACCCATCCTTTTGGATTCCATGTGGTTCAGGTTGTTAGTTTGGGCATTACACTTTTTACCGCTTCCTATCTTTCGACGTTTGTTTGTACCTTGTTCACTAATTATTCCTCCCGTCCTCGTGATCTTCTTAGAAAATGCTGGAGTTCTGCAAGGATCCTCAAATTATGGACAGGTTTATCACAGAGATTCTCGATTGTGTAAAGGAGTTGTCTGTAGACCCATATGGAAACTACGTTGTGCAGGTAAAGTGTGTAGTGGTTTGTAATTGATGAAATATTATCGCGTCTTAACAAACAATTCACATGTGTGTTCTATCGACATGTTGCAGTACATTGTGGAGCATGGAGGACCTCGTTATCGACAAATTATTATGTTGAAACTTGCTGGAAGCATAGTACAGATGAGCCACCAGAAGCACTCTTCCAAAGTCATTGAGAAGTGCCTGATCTATGGCAGCTACCACGATTGCAAGCTTCTCGTAAATGAGATCCTTTCTGCAGGCGGTGGTCAAACTGCAGATCATCTCGTGGTATGTGGCTCTTGAGGTCTTACCGCCGTTACTCGACATCCCTAGAGAGATATAGTACACATGAGACATGACTAATCTTGCGTGGTTGCCTGGCCATGCAGGGCATGATAATCCACCAGTATGCAAACTGCGTGGTGCGGCAGATGGTTGACGTGGTGAACGATTGGCAGTTCAACGTGATCGTGGATGTGCTGAGGCGCAACAGGGACACTTTGGTCATGTACGCCCATGGGAGGCAGGTCATCGCGCAGGTCGAGCGGCTCCTCAACGGCATGGCACCGTCCCCCGACTCCTTTGGGCAAACATCGTCGTCGTCCAAGTTCGTCTAGCGTGTTTTAAATTGTTTTTAGAATGGTTTGCGTCGTATGTCTCTCTTCTTCATCCTGGAGCATGAGAGATCGGCAGAAATTGAATTAAGGTGAACTCAGTTGCTTTCGTTTTCCCCGTCAGGTGAACTAAATCGTTTCTGTAGAGGAGAACCGAACTATAACCTCCTCTGGTCAAAGGATTTGTCAGGCACCCAGCCTACCGTTATCTATGAATTGAACTATTTGTTTTCCATGCCATTTTGTGAGGGCTTCATCACTTTAGTTTAAGACTTCAAATATCTTGCTGGTTGGTTTCACCAGGCATATGCATGTTCCAGGTCGACCAGGCAGTAAAAAATATAGTAGCTAGACGGCTCATTCAGGCTTTGAATTCAGAAACATATAGTATATCACTTGATGCATCATTTAGGTTTATTGTTTTGTGGGTGATGCATCATTTTGGTTGTGGTGGGCAGAGTGTGCTTTAAGGTACCGGTTGGGCCTCGCAGCGTCGTCGAAGGCGTGGCTGTAGGCACTGTGGCAGATGGCAACTGCACTGTCAGTTTCTAGGAGGAATGGTGCGCGGCTCCACTCAATGGCAAGGGCAGCTCCTTCCATGCACGCCGCAATACTTTGATCAGTTAATTCGCTTGG is a window encoding:
- the LOC123041896 gene encoding pumilio homolog 1-like, which encodes MDNKGKSKAIDDYVRTASQFHRSSGIDSGKEIWEDDAATIALGGRQRDRSLFLSFLDEQDDSKSEEESTLHNQRLPQIGDTYIDPFQPVNSCASTTNSVVKDYAELPSQIPLLNMDVVKDLRAQSSSSSSRSVLANFANMMAMQEACLRALIDPYQELSCKLWRQSPEALKNHYALDVEMACSGGHVPNINAPGNSQVNSLLQLIKNPVNQSMRLINVKGHVPALSADPIGSCFIRQKLDEATTGEIVMLYKEITPHILTLATDAFPTYVIQKLLEHGPAVYFRILIANLMGHVLDLSLHLYGCQVIQKAFEISGISQQIGMATELDSNLFKCICNQHANHAVQKCMECVQPQYIQFIYRRLCGKAKMLSTHPFGFHVVQKMLEFCKDPQIMDRFITEILDCVKELSVDPYGNYVVQYIVEHGGPRYRQIIMLKLAGSIVQMSHQKHSSKVIEKCLIYGSYHDCKLLVNEILSAGGGQTADHLVGMIIHQYANCVVRQMVDVVNDWQFNVIVDVLRRNRDTLVMYAHGRQVIAQVERLLNGMAPSPDSFGQTSSSSKFV